The following are from one region of the bacterium genome:
- a CDS encoding PQQ-binding-like beta-propeller repeat protein, translated as MVEAWRFESDLCPWGMTVQDGVAVYAGLQHGIFGLDAATGEQLWSWTLPATPAAAPEIVGDAVYLALDLPLGEVWCLDLLDGTRRWRQLTDELPRALVADDGGVWVLSSRDLVRFRAIDGEPVEDHELPGRPLAGPPVLWDSEPVLMVKGLAGTGPWSPAWEKTVWFDGEPAAGPVVTAGDDLAWLDRNGELGVYARGEEEPRFYATPLTAPPAGMACTPEGLVLLGRDRSLAVAYDDGEMRPVLEPAAICLAPPVVTGDLVWIAEAEGDLIAVDLASGEEVYRWATEKPVQGLTPSDGGLLVTTADGVGMLLVPAPVGAEVPVEEAVPVPEEGEGGEPSAGETVAP; from the coding sequence CTGGTCGAGGCCTGGCGCTTCGAGAGCGATCTCTGCCCCTGGGGGATGACGGTCCAGGATGGGGTGGCGGTGTACGCCGGCCTGCAGCACGGAATCTTCGGGCTGGACGCCGCGACGGGCGAGCAGCTCTGGTCCTGGACGCTCCCGGCCACCCCGGCCGCCGCGCCGGAAATCGTCGGGGACGCGGTTTACCTCGCGCTGGACCTGCCCCTGGGGGAGGTGTGGTGCCTCGATCTCCTCGACGGGACGCGCCGGTGGCGACAGCTCACGGACGAGCTGCCCCGGGCCCTAGTCGCCGACGACGGGGGGGTCTGGGTCCTTTCGAGCCGCGACCTCGTCCGCTTCCGCGCCATCGACGGCGAGCCGGTCGAGGACCACGAGCTGCCGGGCCGCCCGCTGGCCGGACCGCCGGTTCTGTGGGACTCGGAGCCGGTGCTCATGGTGAAGGGGCTCGCGGGCACGGGTCCCTGGAGCCCCGCGTGGGAAAAGACGGTCTGGTTCGACGGGGAGCCCGCGGCGGGGCCGGTGGTGACCGCCGGAGACGACCTGGCCTGGCTGGACCGCAATGGCGAGCTGGGCGTGTACGCGCGGGGGGAGGAAGAGCCGCGCTTCTACGCGACGCCCCTGACCGCGCCGCCCGCGGGGATGGCCTGTACCCCCGAGGGGCTGGTGCTCCTGGGGCGCGACCGCTCCCTCGCCGTGGCCTACGATGACGGAGAGATGAGGCCGGTTCTCGAACCGGCGGCCATCTGCCTCGCGCCGCCCGTGGTTACCGGCGACCTGGTCTGGATCGCCGAGGCCGAGGGGGATTTAATCGCGGTGGACCTGGCCTCGGGGGAGGAGGTGTACCGCTGGGCGACGGAGAAGCCGGTGCAGGGGCTGACCCCGTCGGACGGCGGCCTCTTGGTCACCACCGCCGACGGGGTCGGGATGCTCCTCGTCCCCGCCCCGGTCGGAGCCGAGGTTCCCGTCGAGGAGGCCGTTCCGGTGCCGGAGGAGGGAGAGGGCGGTGAGCCGTCCGCCGGGGAGACGGTTGCGCCGTGA